In Aspergillus oryzae RIB40 DNA, chromosome 6, one genomic interval encodes:
- a CDS encoding RTA1 domain-containing protein (predicted protein), translating to MEFIFYYYTPSGAAGGIFVALFALSTLLHLYQLLRTRTWFMIPFAIGGILETIGYVGRVLSTNEAPNYTKGPYIMQSALILIAPAFLAASIYMTLGRIITMLQAEQYSIIPLRWLTKIFVAGDVLSFLMQASGAGLMVSADDPSTGEHVIIGGLFVQIIFFGFFVITAIVFELRMAKKHIGASAEAGRIWRRHMVALYVTSVLILVRSVVRVVEYLDGYDGFLMKHEVFIYVFDALLMFVAMAVLNYIHPSQINCLLDRGDQYFENFVVTRKYGPSATHEMEVDSRI from the exons ATGGAGTTCATCTTCTACTACTATACACCATCGGGTGCCGCTGgcggcatcttcgtcgcACTATTCGCCCTCAgcacccttcttcatctttatCAGCTACTCCGCACGCGGACATGGTTCATGATCCCTTTTGCCATCGGTGGAATCC TCGAAACAATTGGATATGTCGGTCGTGTACTATCAACAAACGAAGCACCCAACTACACCAAGGGCCCGTATATCATGCAAAGCGCCCTCATCCTGATTGCACCAGCCTTTCTCGCTGCGAGTATCTATATGACTCTGGGTCGCATCATTACTATGCTTCAGGCAGAGCAATACTCGATCATTCCCCTGCGCTGGCTGACAAAGATCTTCGTGGCGGGTGATGTGTTATCATTCTTGATGCAAGCGTCTG GTGCCGGTCTTATGGTCTCGGCAGATGATCCCAGCACTGGAGAACACGTCATCATTGGTGGTTTATTCGTGCAAattatcttcttcggctttttCGTGATCACCGCTATCGTCTTTGAGCTGCGCATGGCGAAGAAACACATTGGCGCATCTGCCGAGGCAGGTCGTATATGGCGCCGACACATGGTTGCACTCTATGTGACCAGTGTTCTGATTTTGGTGCGGTCGGTAGTTCGTGTCGTGGAATATCTGGATGGCTACGACGGCTTCCTCATGAAACATGAAGTCTTCATCTACGTCTTCGACGCTTTGCTGATGTTTGTTGCTATGGCGGTCCTCAACTACATCCACCCCAGTCAAATCAACTGCCTTTTGGATCGTGGTGATCAATATTTCGAGAACTTCGTGGTGACTCGCAAATATGGGCCTAGTGCCACGCATGAAATGGAGGTGGATAGTCGGATTTAA
- a CDS encoding RTA1 domain-containing protein (predicted protein): MGYQYYHYDPSSGAAVSFAAVFGLTTVIHIWQMIRTRTWYLTPFVIGGIFEAIGYLCRFISATETPNWTMKPYVGQSLLLLLAPALFAASVYMILGRIIRMLNAGSISLIRPSWLTKIFVTGDVLSFLVQSGGGGMLAKANSQDSVKLGENMIIGGLFIQIIFFGFFIVVSIVFHRRMLSTPMHHMVVTEVPWNQYMKILYTVSILIMIRSIYRVAEYVQGSSGYLQSKEAFIYVFDAALMFACCIILNWWHPSKIVSCRRKVENSGDHEMLNNTHYDNTHNPESQAINTSRGKESRHDDTPDTRSVQSPISNQFGPTSEKHEGEEQSTTTEQVHNDPSKSPEEKRKNVEQAGRRPMGPEDEK; the protein is encoded by the exons ATGGGATACCAATACTACCACTATGATCCATCATCAGGCGCGGCAGTTAGCTTTGCTGCTGTCTTTGGCCTAACGACGGTTATACACATTTGGCAGATGATTCGGACGAGGACATGGTACTTGACACCATTTGTTATTGGTGGTATAT TTGAGGCTATCGGTTACCTATGCAGGTTTATCAGTGCGACCGAAACACCGAATTGGACGATGAAACCATACGTGGGACAGAGCCTACTACTGCTCCTAGCGCCAGCCCTGTTCGCCGCATCCGTGTACATGATTCTTGGACGTATTATTCGAATGCTGAATGCCGGTTCTATCTCCCTAATCCGCCCTTCATGGTTGACCAAGATCTTTGTGACCGGTGACGTGTTATCCTTCTTGGTACAGAGTGGAG GAGGAGGCATGTTAGCCAAAGCCAATTCGCAAGATTCAGTAAAGCTAGGCGAGAATATGATCATCGGTGGTCTATTTAtccagatcatcttcttcgggttcttcatcgtcgttTCGATCGTCTTTCACCGTCGCATGCTGTCTACGCCTATGCATCACATGGTGGTCACTGAAGTTCCGTGGAACCAGTATATGAAGATTCTGTATACGGTCAGTATTCTGATTATGATCCGGTCTATCTATCGGGTTGCCGAGTACGTCCAAGGAAGTAGTGGATATCTGCAGAGCAAGGAGGCTTTCATCTACGTGTTTGATGCGGCCTTGATGTTCGCCTGTTGCATCATTCTCAATTGGTGGCACCCTAGCAAGATCGTTTCTTGTAGAAGGAAGGTCGAAAATAGTGGTGATCATGAGATGTTGAATAACACTCACTATGATAACACTCA CAACCCTGAATCCCAAGCGATCAACACGTCGCGGGGCAAGGAGTCGCGTCATGACGACACGCCTGACACGAGATCCGTACAGTCTCCTATTTCGAACCAGTTTGGCCCCACGAGCGAAAAGCATGAGGGTGAGGAACAGTCCACTACGACGGAACAAGTGCATAACGACCCGAGTAAATCaccagaggagaagagaaagaatgtcGAACAAGCAGGACGCAGGCCGATGGGGCCTGAGGACGAGAAATAG
- a CDS encoding P1 family peptidase (L-aminopeptidase/D-esterase) — protein sequence MRVQLSPEQVPRRMRIRELLPDLDLGAYPPGPLNSITDVPGVHVHTQEIFGAQGAINTGVTCIVPRPNWSTNACYAGVFRFNGSGELTGAHLIEETGLLCSPIVLTGTFNIGAAHQGIYQYAVKHLGTNKDGQLEWLMLPVVGETFDGYLHDCTSFAVAPAHIVHGLESVVAGEPVREGNVGGGVGMVCHGLKGGTGSSSRQVLGTYTVAALVQANYGQLRDLRIAGVPVGKILTEDAASDPSRQGMYEEVAQAKAEKDGSIIVVLATDAPLHPAQLQRVAKRATVGLARVGGQGHNLSGDIFLAFSTGNEIPVNQHKRPASVARTIDVLDDSALNTLFEATADAVEEAIYNALCMAESLQGFQGHTIEALPLARLKEIMRQYQRV from the coding sequence ATGCGCGTCCAGCTATCCCCCGAGCAAGTACCGCGGCGAATGCGCATCCGCGAACTTCTTCCCGACCTCGACCTGGGAGCCTACCCCCCAGGTCCGCTAAATTCCATCACCGACGTGCCTGGCGTGCACGTTCACACCCAAGAGATATTCGGTGCCCAAGGCGCCATCAATACCGGCGTGACCTGCATCGTTCCCCGCCCGAACTGGTCCACCAATGCTTGTTACGCCGGGGTCTTCCGTTTTAACGGCTCGGGAGAGCTAACGGGCGCACATCTGATAGAAGAGACGGGGCTTCTCTGCTCCCCTATTGTTCTCACTGGAACATTTAATATTGGGGCCGCCCACCAAGGGATCTATCAGTATGCCGTCAAACACCTGGGGACTAACAAGGATGGTCAGTTGGAGTGGCTTATGTTGCCGGTCGTGGGTGAGACGTTCGATGGGTATTTGCATGACTGTACATCGTTCGCTGTGGCTCCTGCGCACATCGTGCACGGTCTGGAGAGTGTGGTGGCTGGGGAGCCAGTTCGAGAGGGTAATGTGGGCGGTGGCGTGGGCATGGTTTGCCATGGACTGAAAGGGGGTACCGGGAGCAGCAGTCGCCAGGTTCTCGGAACCTACACGGTCGCAGCGTTGGTCCAGGCTAATTACGGGCAATTAAGAGATCTCCGCATTGCAGGGGTCCCTGTTGGGAAAATACTAACTGAAGACGCTGCGAGCGACCCCTCAAGACAGGGGATGTATGAGGAGGTCGCACAGgcaaaggccgagaaggacgGCAGTATAATCGTTGTACTGGCCACAGATGCGCCGCTTCATCCCGCTCAGTTGCAGCGTGTTGCCAAGCGGGCAACCGTTGGTCTTGCTCGCGTTGGTGGCCAAGGACATAACCTGTCCGGGGATATCTTCCTAGCTTTCTCTACTGGGAACGAGATACCTGTCAACCAGCACAAGAGACCTGCGTCAGTAGCACGAACTATTGACGTGCTGGATGATTCTGCTCTCAATACCTTGTTCGAAGCGACCGCCGATGCGGTTGAAGAGGCGATATACAACGCACTTTGTATGGCGGAGAGCCTTCAAGGTTTTCAAGGGCATACAATCGAGGCACTTCCTCTTGCCCGTCTGAAGGAGATCATGAGGCAATACCAACGGGTGTAG